From Candidatus Angelobacter sp., one genomic window encodes:
- a CDS encoding ankyrin repeat domain-containing protein, whose product MSDPSQSLFAAILDDDRATVKALLEEDPRLPVHATQTEARCESGIAHWIYVGDTALHVAAAGYRVEIAKMLLAAGADPDSAKNHRRSRPLHYASDGYLESPFWDAKRQVAMIRLLLKAGADLHARDKNGATPLHRAVRTRCAAAVRCLLDAGSDATLQNKPGSTPFHLAVQNTGRGGSGAERAKAAQREIIRTFLERGVSAALKDRNGKTVLDWARNESIRQLLSGNDS is encoded by the coding sequence ATGTCAGACCCGTCTCAATCCTTGTTCGCGGCGATACTGGACGATGATCGCGCCACGGTGAAGGCGTTGCTCGAAGAGGATCCGCGCCTGCCCGTGCATGCAACACAAACGGAAGCGCGATGCGAATCGGGCATCGCGCATTGGATTTATGTGGGGGACACCGCCCTGCATGTCGCCGCGGCCGGATATCGGGTGGAGATCGCGAAAATGTTACTCGCGGCCGGCGCGGACCCGGACTCGGCAAAGAATCATCGCCGCAGCCGGCCGCTCCACTACGCCTCGGATGGTTATTTGGAAAGCCCCTTCTGGGACGCAAAACGGCAGGTGGCGATGATCCGTCTTCTGCTCAAAGCGGGCGCTGATCTCCATGCCCGGGACAAAAACGGCGCCACCCCTCTGCATCGCGCGGTGCGCACGCGGTGCGCCGCTGCGGTTCGGTGTCTTCTCGATGCGGGGAGCGATGCGACGCTTCAAAACAAACCCGGCTCCACGCCCTTCCACCTGGCGGTCCAGAACACGGGCCGCGGTGGAAGCGGTGCGGAAAGGGCAAAGGCCGCGCAACGTGAGATCATCCGGACCTTTCTCGAGAGAGGCGTGAGCGCGGCGCTTAAAGATAGGAACGGAAAAACCGTCCTCGATTGGGCCCGGAATGAATCGATCCGACAACTGCTTTCAGGCAATGACTCGTGA